Proteins from a genomic interval of Vibrio casei:
- a CDS encoding helix-turn-helix domain-containing protein, which translates to MDIGEVAKRSVCLPSTLRYYEKLGLIHSVGRHGLRRQYTSKVLNKLSIISLGQMAGLSLTEIAMMFDEHQELVIDRVLLLEKTQQIDEQIRHLKAVKKSLHHVATCPQLSHLECPSFQKMMEAVQKI; encoded by the coding sequence ATGGATATTGGCGAAGTGGCAAAACGGTCGGTATGTTTACCTTCTACATTGCGGTATTACGAGAAACTGGGTTTGATTCATTCTGTTGGGCGGCATGGATTAAGACGTCAATACACATCAAAAGTTTTGAATAAGTTGAGTATTATATCATTAGGACAGATGGCGGGATTGTCCCTTACCGAGATAGCAATGATGTTTGATGAACATCAAGAATTAGTTATAGATCGAGTATTGCTACTAGAAAAAACACAGCAAATTGATGAACAAATAAGGCACTTAAAAGCGGTAAAAAAGAGTTTGCACCATGTTGCGACTTGCCCTCAATTATCTCACTTAGAGTGCCCATCTTTTCAGAAAATGATGGAAGCCGTACAAAAAATATAA
- a CDS encoding RidA family protein, whose protein sequence is MGTIQRQQTNQRMSKIVVHNETVYLCGQVGVAGTSVAEQTAEALRRVETLLSEAGSDKQHVLQTIVWLADMADFQEMNAVWDEFFEEGFAPARACGEAKLARPELKVELIVTAALKKD, encoded by the coding sequence ATGGGCACAATTCAGCGCCAGCAAACCAATCAACGAATGAGTAAAATTGTTGTGCATAACGAGACGGTTTATTTATGTGGTCAAGTAGGTGTTGCTGGAACGAGTGTGGCGGAGCAAACCGCGGAAGCATTACGTCGTGTTGAAACCTTGCTGTCAGAAGCTGGATCCGATAAACAACATGTACTACAAACCATCGTTTGGCTTGCAGATATGGCTGATTTTCAAGAGATGAATGCCGTTTGGGATGAATTTTTTGAAGAAGGTTTTGCTCCAGCGCGTGCGTGTGGCGAAGCGAAATTGGCGCGTCCAGAATTAAAAGTGGAATTGATAGTCACTGCGGCATTAAAGAAAGATTAA
- the proV gene encoding glycine betaine/L-proline ABC transporter ATP-binding protein ProV, with the protein MTTKLEVKNLYKVFGETPDEAFSLIDKGLDKDEIFDKTGLTVGVKDVSLSINEGEIFVIMGLSGSGKSTLVRLLNRLIEPTRGHVYLNGKDIAVISDEELRNVRRNNISMVFQNFALMPHMSVIENAAFGLELAGVDLDKRNDSARNALARVGLENQCESYPDELSGGMKQRVGLARALATDPDILLMDEAFSALDPLIRTEMQEELIRLQNDDRRTIVFISHDLDEAMRIGDRIAIMQDGIVVQVGTPDEILQNPANDYVESFFSGVNVADVYSAKDIARKKPAAMFKKGETDGPAAALQILSDQDRDYGVVVDKANKYAGIVSVNSLKVAHKEQRSLSSALLDNAVSLHIDTPVSELISQVADVPYAVPVVSDDGTYYGVITKTRLLQTLDRE; encoded by the coding sequence ATGACAACGAAATTAGAAGTAAAAAACCTCTATAAAGTGTTTGGAGAAACACCCGATGAAGCATTTTCTCTCATCGATAAAGGTTTAGATAAAGATGAAATTTTTGACAAAACTGGCCTCACTGTTGGGGTAAAAGATGTTTCACTTTCGATTAATGAAGGGGAAATATTCGTCATCATGGGCCTTTCTGGCTCAGGCAAATCCACCTTAGTTCGATTATTAAATCGTTTAATTGAGCCGACTCGTGGCCATGTTTATTTAAACGGTAAAGACATTGCGGTGATTTCAGATGAAGAATTACGTAATGTGCGACGCAACAATATCAGTATGGTTTTCCAAAACTTCGCCTTAATGCCTCATATGAGCGTAATTGAAAACGCTGCATTTGGCCTTGAATTAGCAGGCGTTGATTTGGACAAGCGTAATGATTCCGCTCGAAATGCATTAGCTCGTGTTGGGTTAGAAAATCAATGTGAATCTTACCCTGATGAACTTTCTGGTGGCATGAAACAACGTGTTGGGCTTGCCCGGGCCTTGGCGACCGACCCAGACATCCTTTTAATGGATGAAGCCTTTTCTGCTCTGGATCCTTTAATTCGGACTGAAATGCAAGAAGAACTAATCCGCCTACAAAACGATGACCGCCGCACTATTGTGTTCATTTCTCATGATTTAGATGAAGCGATGCGTATTGGTGACCGTATTGCAATCATGCAAGATGGCATTGTGGTACAAGTTGGAACACCGGATGAGATTCTGCAAAACCCAGCCAACGATTATGTCGAGTCTTTCTTTAGTGGTGTAAACGTTGCTGATGTCTATTCCGCGAAAGACATTGCTCGCAAGAAACCGGCTGCCATGTTTAAAAAAGGTGAAACAGATGGCCCTGCGGCTGCATTACAAATTCTGTCCGATCAAGACCGTGATTACGGTGTAGTGGTCGATAAAGCCAATAAATACGCCGGTATCGTATCGGTTAATTCTCTCAAAGTCGCGCACAAAGAACAACGTTCACTTAGCTCTGCGCTATTAGATAACGCCGTTTCTTTACATATTGATACTCCTGTTAGCGAATTAATTAGCCAAGTCGCTGATGTTCCTTATGCGGTCCCCGTCGTGTCAGATGACGGAACCTACTACGGAGTGATCACCAAAACGCGCCTGCTTCAAACTTTAGATAGAGAGTAA
- a CDS encoding EamA family transporter, with the protein MSKIGLLLLLLTTALAPILWGSTYIVTSELLPPNSPLMAALIRALPAGILLIMITRTIPKGHWWWRIALLGFFNIGFFFYCLFYAATYLPGGMAALVMSSQALMVIVLSRFLLKSTFTFQHVLAGIIGITGIGFLVLNSHANLNQTGIFVALMGTLSMALGVVLTKKWGRPEEMSLLGFTGWQLLFGGLMLAPIALTVEGIPNHISLTNVLGYLYLGIIGAIVGYFLWFRGIEKLPAISISFLGFLSSVSACVLGYIFLQQAFTPSQLIGALAIFSSIILSNTTSKNRHSNS; encoded by the coding sequence ATGTCTAAAATAGGATTGTTATTACTGCTACTCACCACAGCACTAGCACCCATTCTTTGGGGAAGTACTTATATCGTGACCAGTGAACTTCTTCCTCCTAATAGCCCATTAATGGCAGCACTGATTCGAGCCCTTCCTGCTGGAATACTGTTGATTATGATCACTCGTACCATACCCAAAGGGCATTGGTGGTGGCGCATTGCGTTATTAGGTTTTTTTAATATCGGCTTTTTTTTCTATTGTCTTTTTTATGCCGCCACTTACTTACCTGGAGGAATGGCGGCGTTAGTGATGTCAAGCCAAGCATTAATGGTCATCGTCCTCAGTCGATTTTTACTAAAGAGTACATTCACTTTTCAACATGTTCTTGCCGGTATAATCGGCATTACAGGCATTGGTTTTCTCGTACTCAATAGCCACGCCAATCTTAACCAAACGGGGATTTTTGTCGCGCTGATGGGCACGCTAAGTATGGCGCTAGGTGTAGTGTTAACTAAAAAATGGGGACGACCAGAAGAGATGAGCTTATTAGGTTTCACTGGTTGGCAATTACTCTTTGGCGGCTTAATGCTTGCTCCGATCGCCTTGACAGTTGAAGGCATTCCAAACCACATCAGCCTCACCAATGTATTGGGTTATCTCTATTTAGGCATAATCGGCGCAATTGTAGGTTACTTCTTATGGTTTCGCGGTATAGAGAAACTACCTGCCATTTCCATTTCATTTTTAGGCTTTCTTAGCAGTGTCTCCGCTTGTGTACTCGGCTATATCTTTTTACAACAAGCCTTTACGCCAAGCCAACTAATAGGCGCGCTAGCAATATTCTCTTCCATTATTTTAAGCAATACAACATCCAAAAATAGGCACTCTAACTCGTAA
- a CDS encoding DUF2938 domain-containing protein: MNTLSIIIIGMGATAIMDLWAWFQKHVLGIPSLNYALVGRWVGYLPKGQWRHKTIMQTPPLPKEAIVGWLLHYFIGVVFSALTALIFGQAWLAQPSLMPALLIGITTLIFPFFIMQPCLGFGVAASQTPAPWRARFFSFLAHTSYALGLFFCAYGLTILRTLL, from the coding sequence ATGAATACTTTATCCATCATCATCATCGGAATGGGCGCAACGGCAATAATGGATCTCTGGGCTTGGTTTCAAAAACACGTTTTAGGGATCCCATCACTCAATTACGCGTTAGTTGGTCGCTGGGTAGGGTATTTACCAAAAGGTCAGTGGCGGCATAAGACCATCATGCAAACCCCTCCTTTACCTAAAGAAGCCATTGTAGGTTGGCTATTGCATTATTTCATCGGTGTTGTTTTTTCTGCTTTGACTGCCTTAATTTTTGGACAAGCATGGCTAGCCCAACCCAGCTTAATGCCAGCATTGCTCATAGGCATTACAACATTAATTTTTCCATTTTTTATTATGCAACCTTGTTTAGGGTTTGGGGTCGCAGCAAGCCAAACCCCAGCACCTTGGAGAGCTCGGTTTTTCAGCTTTCTTGCACATACCTCCTACGCACTCGGTCTATTCTTTTGTGCCTATGGACTTACTATTTTACGAACTTTATTGTAA
- a CDS encoding MarR family winged helix-turn-helix transcriptional regulator: MMKDPVDTILQQWLQVRPDLDCSSMGVVGRVRRTSEQWKKQMEKVFKQHQLNSIEFDILATLRRSQAPLTPTELYQTLMLSSGVMSTRIESLVQRGLLQRLASEEDRRSCRVELTAEGMALIDLSVVEHVQNMESMLSPLNKKERDQLATLLKKLQ, from the coding sequence ATGATGAAAGATCCTGTCGATACTATTTTGCAGCAATGGTTACAAGTGCGCCCTGATCTTGATTGCTCAAGCATGGGGGTGGTTGGCCGTGTTCGACGCACCAGTGAGCAATGGAAAAAACAGATGGAGAAGGTGTTTAAGCAGCATCAATTAAACTCAATTGAGTTTGATATTCTAGCCACGCTCCGACGTAGCCAAGCACCACTCACGCCAACAGAGCTTTATCAAACACTGATGTTGTCATCGGGTGTAATGAGTACTCGTATTGAATCTTTAGTGCAAAGAGGTTTATTACAGCGTCTCGCGAGCGAAGAAGACCGACGCAGTTGCCGAGTAGAATTAACCGCAGAGGGGATGGCTTTAATCGATCTTAGTGTGGTTGAGCATGTCCAGAATATGGAAAGTATGCTCTCTCCATTAAATAAAAAAGAACGAGATCAGCTCGCTACGCTGCTGAAAAAGTTACAATAA
- a CDS encoding IclR family transcriptional regulator yields MDSKASMDNKPNAVSRVVEIVTQSAKQEQPISLPDLIFHSEIPKPTYHRLVQQLDDDAFLSSDHRGNIYPGAELKRIALNINSNSERKTYLQAILHGLSRRIEETCGIAIPDGNDMVYYERIQTNWPLKIILPLGMKSPIWATASGKLFLSSLTKSQREKLLNQLPLTRYAKNTQTNKIALEVELKKIRHRQFSVDNEEFIDGLVAVAIPIFSSNGKFLASLFCHCPKTRKSLDELLTFLPDLERTRDQLQHHIDV; encoded by the coding sequence ATGGATAGCAAAGCCAGCATGGACAATAAACCCAACGCCGTCAGCCGGGTTGTGGAAATTGTCACTCAAAGCGCAAAGCAAGAACAGCCAATTTCTCTACCGGATCTTATTTTTCACTCCGAGATCCCAAAACCGACTTACCATCGCCTAGTCCAACAACTCGATGATGATGCCTTTCTTTCTTCTGATCATAGAGGCAATATTTACCCCGGTGCCGAGTTGAAACGAATTGCCTTAAATATCAATAGTAATAGCGAAAGAAAAACTTACTTACAGGCCATATTGCATGGACTCTCAAGACGTATTGAAGAAACCTGTGGCATCGCAATTCCCGATGGCAATGACATGGTGTATTACGAGCGTATTCAGACCAACTGGCCACTCAAAATCATATTGCCACTGGGCATGAAATCACCGATTTGGGCAACGGCAAGTGGTAAATTATTTCTAAGCTCATTGACAAAATCACAGCGTGAAAAACTGCTGAATCAACTGCCGTTAACTCGCTATGCGAAAAATACACAAACGAACAAAATCGCCCTTGAAGTCGAGCTGAAAAAAATCCGGCATCGCCAGTTCAGTGTGGATAATGAAGAGTTTATCGATGGATTAGTGGCGGTCGCCATTCCGATTTTTTCTTCCAATGGAAAATTTTTAGCCTCGTTGTTCTGTCATTGCCCTAAAACGCGAAAAAGCCTCGATGAATTACTCACGTTTTTGCCTGATCTAGAACGTACGCGTGATCA
- the proW gene encoding glycine betaine/L-proline ABC transporter permease ProW — MTTESTATQESVNQAASADPWSSTTTSAADPWSTASSADSTTSWLSDAPTHPIEQHIDWAHPFKDAVIPFDHWVETGLNWLVTHGRPIFQAIRVPIDFILTSFQTALVSTPSIIMMVILTLIAWQLAGRKMGASTLVSLVVIGLIGAWSQAMVTLALVLTSVFFCLLIGLPMGIWLARSDTAAKVIRPILDAMQTTPAFVYLVPIVMLFGIGNVPGVVVTIIFALPPIVRLTILGIQQVPEELIEAGHSFGASPKQMLYRIQLPLATPTIMAGVNQTLMLSLSMVVIASMIAVGGLGQMVLRGIGRLDMGLAAVGGLGIVILAILLDRLTQTIGIASRDKKTRWYETGPISLVYKLTKKNKTETS; from the coding sequence ATGACGACTGAATCAACCGCCACTCAAGAAAGTGTCAATCAAGCTGCATCGGCCGATCCATGGTCTTCAACCACAACCAGTGCTGCCGATCCTTGGTCTACCGCCAGTTCAGCAGATAGTACGACGTCATGGTTAAGTGATGCCCCGACTCATCCTATTGAGCAACATATCGATTGGGCTCACCCATTTAAAGATGCTGTAATCCCGTTTGATCACTGGGTAGAAACGGGATTGAACTGGTTAGTCACACATGGCCGCCCAATCTTCCAAGCGATTAGAGTCCCTATTGATTTTATTCTGACGTCGTTTCAAACCGCGTTAGTCTCAACCCCATCAATTATCATGATGGTAATTTTAACCCTAATCGCATGGCAACTTGCTGGTCGAAAAATGGGAGCTTCAACTCTCGTATCACTGGTTGTTATTGGACTTATTGGCGCTTGGTCTCAGGCTATGGTGACATTAGCTTTAGTCTTAACATCTGTCTTTTTCTGTTTATTAATCGGCCTTCCAATGGGAATCTGGCTTGCCCGCAGTGACACTGCCGCGAAAGTCATTCGCCCTATTTTGGATGCGATGCAAACCACACCAGCTTTTGTTTATCTAGTGCCCATCGTTATGTTGTTTGGTATAGGTAATGTGCCGGGTGTGGTCGTCACGATCATCTTTGCCTTACCACCGATTGTTCGTTTGACCATTCTGGGTATTCAGCAAGTACCAGAAGAATTAATTGAAGCAGGGCATTCTTTTGGCGCAAGCCCGAAACAAATGCTCTATCGAATTCAACTTCCACTCGCGACGCCAACCATTATGGCGGGTGTGAATCAAACCTTAATGCTGTCACTTTCTATGGTGGTTATTGCTTCCATGATTGCCGTCGGCGGTTTAGGCCAAATGGTACTCCGCGGTATTGGTCGATTAGACATGGGCCTTGCTGCCGTCGGTGGCTTAGGCATCGTTATTCTAGCGATTTTATTAGACCGATTAACCCAAACCATTGGTATTGCCTCTCGTGATAAAAAGACACGCTGGTATGAAACCGGCCCAATATCATTGGTTTATAAATTAACAAAGAAAAATAAAACCGAAACATCTTAA
- a CDS encoding alkaline phosphatase family protein — protein MKPVIKKRLSGLFVIMSLIGMKISPAQADRISSMPVIAPLYYSGTLVKNNILNQFDTTFSVGRDVTAFTIAGMTLDAYILTLPLPLETKNRVIKRLSNPFYSIALGHFLYVFYDQYSRAENKDQFRAHLFNHYSSAELEPWQHTLFYLDEEESDMRDVEQPADEVERREGVTMNRPFFAMLVSIYDELFNNDDWELAKSLPDHYQYLTTSAKDQAIIVHVQTLLMGELSKYAESMPQGEMRSAMDAILDDAKPANQGKTNNKAQALTITLIDFVRMNVLKAYRQYVQPTQRAEVFTRWMQDKLEDNPDELIAYLQSRQNRPRAVQIVVDGLSQGLMEGLAQSKGSPYLHQAFKQDQVFKAFKPKGDMGSPEHQPQHNFLNQLVNKGENDPNYLPFFKRLYQLHKNGIASDGISSTPTISVRNLPIVKTGATVSGEGGTGIPNFHFVDRQQDRAYYFFGNDALQLEPLTEQRGMQTMFDRLNYLKTMNCNAQYDWNAQLSFDALVNLGLGESIRDFGEQRCLLELQHRAKAERIASKKRQTLINDIQAYQSLSDWRLLTKMSQKAVLNDQIAELATLNEQAMPDYLLMYNPWPDHFAHFKGPFGDEIINPTGELNRLDFWLGQVDEAYKQAGIHQHTLWGMAGDHGLSAVHYTLSPELVVFDGLKKQGVELKVLKISSDEGEGPKMTNALHYPSNKGVDVVIASTAGGNYMMDFFNSERGWKVQPLYKELTTLKPIGGGKPMNIIHEMAYRLRESLDYLVVREADCTTQRCAVRVVGYRNGQIRHEVITRIGARITYQAVDGKGAPELLSIGLTNPYKAALTDEQVQRKQSLMQTCMAPKGCIAAQWRSLTAMSTRPDSVMQLVHLYEDDRAGTVNLFPKDGFGYNTLVPGRHAGETYLEKDAFVGFWKDGMKPKTRLGAVDNGSLAPTLYEYLTGNQVNVGVDGWGYPSVLKNLQE, from the coding sequence ATGAAACCAGTCATAAAAAAAAGGCTCAGTGGTTTATTCGTTATTATGAGTTTAATTGGCATGAAAATATCGCCAGCTCAAGCTGATAGAATATCGAGTATGCCGGTTATTGCCCCGCTTTATTACAGTGGAACCTTAGTAAAAAATAATATTTTAAATCAGTTTGATACTACGTTTTCAGTCGGGCGTGATGTGACGGCCTTTACGATTGCTGGCATGACATTAGATGCCTATATTTTGACTCTTCCACTTCCACTTGAAACAAAAAATAGAGTGATTAAACGCCTTTCTAATCCTTTCTATAGCATCGCTCTAGGGCATTTTCTCTATGTTTTTTATGATCAATACAGCCGGGCAGAAAATAAAGACCAATTTCGTGCCCATCTCTTTAATCATTATTCTTCTGCTGAGCTAGAGCCTTGGCAACATACTCTTTTTTATTTAGATGAAGAAGAATCTGACATGAGGGATGTTGAGCAACCCGCCGATGAAGTTGAACGTCGTGAAGGGGTGACGATGAATCGCCCTTTTTTTGCCATGTTGGTGAGTATTTATGATGAATTATTTAACAATGATGATTGGGAACTCGCTAAATCTTTGCCTGATCACTACCAATATTTAACCACCTCTGCAAAAGATCAAGCAATCATTGTCCATGTTCAAACTTTGCTCATGGGAGAGCTTTCCAAATACGCGGAAAGTATGCCGCAAGGTGAAATGAGATCGGCAATGGATGCCATCTTAGATGATGCGAAACCGGCCAACCAAGGTAAGACCAACAATAAAGCGCAAGCATTGACGATTACTTTAATCGATTTTGTTCGCATGAATGTATTGAAAGCCTACCGCCAATATGTGCAACCGACTCAACGGGCAGAAGTCTTTACGAGGTGGATGCAAGATAAACTGGAAGATAACCCAGATGAGTTAATTGCCTATTTACAATCACGGCAAAACCGACCCAGAGCGGTTCAAATTGTGGTGGATGGTTTAAGCCAAGGTTTAATGGAAGGGTTAGCTCAATCTAAAGGCAGCCCTTATTTACACCAAGCATTCAAACAAGACCAAGTGTTTAAAGCTTTTAAACCAAAGGGTGATATGGGTTCACCAGAGCATCAACCTCAGCATAATTTTTTGAATCAGTTGGTAAATAAAGGGGAAAATGATCCGAATTATTTACCATTTTTTAAGCGGTTATATCAGCTACATAAAAATGGGATTGCTAGTGATGGCATTTCATCCACTCCGACTATTAGTGTGCGTAATTTACCGATTGTAAAAACGGGGGCCACAGTTTCTGGTGAAGGAGGGACGGGGATCCCTAATTTTCATTTTGTCGATAGGCAACAAGATCGTGCTTATTACTTTTTTGGTAATGATGCTTTGCAGTTAGAGCCTTTAACAGAACAGCGTGGAATGCAGACCATGTTTGATCGTTTAAACTATCTGAAAACCATGAATTGTAATGCTCAATATGATTGGAATGCACAACTTAGTTTTGATGCGTTAGTAAATTTAGGCTTGGGTGAATCGATTCGTGACTTTGGTGAGCAACGTTGCTTACTGGAATTGCAACACCGGGCGAAAGCAGAGCGTATCGCTTCGAAAAAGCGCCAAACTTTGATTAATGACATTCAGGCTTATCAAAGTCTAAGTGATTGGCGACTGCTGACAAAAATGAGCCAAAAGGCAGTGTTGAACGATCAAATCGCCGAGTTAGCAACATTGAATGAACAAGCTATGCCTGATTATTTATTGATGTATAACCCATGGCCGGATCACTTTGCTCATTTTAAAGGACCATTTGGCGATGAGATCATTAATCCAACTGGGGAGTTGAATCGATTAGATTTTTGGCTAGGACAGGTTGATGAGGCTTACAAACAAGCGGGAATACATCAACACACGCTTTGGGGCATGGCGGGAGATCATGGCTTGTCTGCGGTGCATTATACGCTTAGCCCAGAATTAGTGGTGTTTGATGGTTTGAAAAAGCAAGGTGTGGAGTTGAAAGTATTAAAAATTTCATCAGATGAGGGGGAAGGGCCCAAAATGACGAACGCTTTGCATTATCCGAGTAATAAAGGGGTGGATGTTGTGATTGCTTCTACCGCTGGTGGAAATTACATGATGGATTTCTTTAATTCTGAACGTGGTTGGAAAGTTCAGCCGCTTTATAAAGAACTGACAACATTGAAACCCATTGGTGGCGGTAAGCCCATGAACATCATTCATGAAATGGCTTATCGTTTACGTGAATCGTTAGATTACTTAGTGGTACGAGAAGCTGACTGCACTACTCAGCGTTGCGCGGTACGCGTGGTGGGCTATCGAAATGGGCAGATTCGTCATGAAGTTATCACTCGGATTGGGGCGCGTATTACTTATCAAGCAGTGGATGGAAAAGGTGCTCCGGAATTATTATCGATTGGGCTGACGAATCCGTATAAAGCAGCATTAACCGATGAACAAGTACAACGTAAACAAAGCTTAATGCAAACGTGTATGGCGCCAAAGGGGTGCATTGCCGCACAATGGCGATCGTTAACGGCCATGAGTACTCGACCCGATTCTGTGATGCAACTGGTGCATTTATATGAAGATGATAGAGCTGGTACTGTGAATTTATTTCCTAAAGATGGCTTTGGTTATAATACTTTAGTGCCTGGTCGCCATGCTGGTGAAACGTATTTAGAGAAAGACGCTTTTGTCGGTTTTTGGAAGGATGGTATGAAGCCTAAAACACGGTTAGGTGCAGTAGATAATGGCTCGCTTGCTCCCACGTTATATGAATACTTAACGGGAAATCAAGTTAACGTTGGCGTCGACGGTTGGGGGTATCCTTCGGTCTTAAAAAACCTACAGGAATAG
- a CDS encoding SMP-30/gluconolactonase/LRE family protein gives MKNIIVNLIPSPLCEIGESPIWLASDQCQFWVDTESFHIHQYSPSLELHQVTTVPVAVTAIAPTTNQNWMAATKHGLYRCNRTFEHFEFIADPTEGKRDIRLNDAVNCPNGDLWFGTMNEQQLDQPDGCIYRYQARDHSIQQLDQDYSVANGIAFNPELKRAYVSNMFKGQVIELQMNHDWSTVLHKRVFIQLKEHQGLPDGLTTDAMGNLYICHWNKGCISIYNSLGELLHTIELPVKHATRCTFGGKNLDSLFITTGWYGMTEQERVIQPLSGRTFVCRGAVIPSPFCGKEEYTFLG, from the coding sequence ATGAAAAATATCATTGTTAATCTTATCCCATCACCATTATGTGAAATAGGTGAATCGCCCATTTGGCTAGCGTCAGATCAATGCCAATTTTGGGTAGATACCGAAAGTTTCCATATTCATCAATATTCTCCAAGTCTTGAGCTGCACCAAGTCACCACAGTGCCTGTTGCAGTGACAGCAATTGCACCGACTACCAATCAAAACTGGATGGCTGCCACTAAACATGGCTTATACCGATGTAATAGAACATTCGAACATTTTGAATTTATTGCCGATCCAACGGAAGGGAAAAGGGACATCCGGCTTAATGATGCAGTAAATTGTCCCAATGGTGATCTTTGGTTTGGCACTATGAATGAGCAGCAACTTGATCAACCAGATGGTTGTATATATCGATACCAAGCAAGAGACCATTCTATACAACAATTAGATCAAGATTATTCCGTCGCCAATGGCATCGCCTTTAACCCGGAATTAAAGCGAGCATACGTGTCGAATATGTTTAAAGGGCAAGTCATTGAACTACAGATGAACCATGATTGGTCAACTGTTCTCCACAAACGCGTGTTTATCCAATTAAAAGAGCACCAAGGTTTGCCCGATGGGCTAACAACCGATGCAATGGGAAACCTATATATATGCCATTGGAATAAAGGTTGTATCAGCATTTATAACTCTTTAGGCGAGCTCCTCCATACGATCGAACTGCCGGTGAAACATGCCACTCGCTGCACTTTTGGAGGAAAAAACCTTGATTCCCTTTTTATCACAACGGGATGGTATGGAATGACAGAACAAGAGCGAGTAATACAACCATTATCTGGCCGCACCTTTGTTTGTCGTGGGGCCGTTATACCGTCACCATTTTGTGGAAAAGAAGAATACACCTTCTTGGGTTAG
- a CDS encoding MarR family winged helix-turn-helix transcriptional regulator, producing the protein MDKHEEVLIAIRQIIRAIDLHSRQLNKELGLTGPQLLLMRSIRDSGEVTIRQLSSNTNMSQATATTIIDRIEKRGLVKRHRSQLDKRKVHAYLTEEGAKLLEKAPLPLQDHFIQRFQNLENWEQSLLLSSVQRISSMMNAADLDVAPLLEVGNIAHHQGTPSS; encoded by the coding sequence ATGGACAAACATGAAGAAGTGCTGATAGCAATTCGTCAGATCATTCGCGCAATCGACTTACATTCACGACAGTTAAATAAAGAGCTGGGATTAACTGGCCCCCAGCTACTTCTGATGCGTTCAATTCGTGACTCTGGTGAGGTGACAATTCGTCAATTATCATCAAACACTAATATGAGCCAAGCAACCGCGACCACCATCATTGACCGTATTGAAAAGCGTGGTCTCGTAAAGCGTCACCGTAGCCAATTAGATAAGCGTAAGGTTCATGCTTATTTAACAGAGGAAGGTGCAAAGCTACTAGAAAAGGCCCCTTTGCCACTACAAGATCATTTTATTCAACGCTTTCAGAATTTGGAAAATTGGGAGCAATCCTTACTGCTGTCTTCTGTGCAACGCATATCTTCAATGATGAACGCCGCCGATCTTGATGTAGCACCGCTACTAGAAGTAGGTAATATTGCGCACCATCAAGGTACGCCGAGTAGTTAA
- the yjjG gene encoding pyrimidine 5'-nucleotidase, with amino-acid sequence MKYDWIFFDADETLFHFDAFKGMQLMFSRKGVDFTKQDFATYQEVNKPLWIDYQNGDITADQLKHTRFDSWAQRLNTTPAELNSAFLEAMADICSVLPGAKELMEAITGKAKIGIITNGFTDLQAIRLARTGMDSYIDQVIISEEVGMAKPDSIIFEHALQRAGNPCKSKVLMVGDNLHSDILGGINFGIETCWLNPHGASATDNIQPHYTVKSLLELKAILEA; translated from the coding sequence ATGAAGTACGATTGGATTTTTTTTGATGCGGACGAAACCTTGTTCCATTTTGATGCATTTAAAGGTATGCAGCTCATGTTTTCTAGAAAAGGCGTGGATTTCACCAAACAAGATTTTGCCACTTATCAAGAAGTGAATAAACCGCTTTGGATTGATTATCAAAATGGCGATATCACGGCAGACCAACTCAAGCACACTCGTTTTGATTCATGGGCGCAGCGACTAAACACCACGCCAGCGGAACTGAACTCAGCATTTTTAGAAGCCATGGCTGATATTTGTTCTGTTCTACCAGGTGCCAAAGAGTTAATGGAAGCGATTACGGGCAAAGCCAAAATTGGTATCATTACTAATGGCTTTACCGATTTACAAGCGATTCGATTGGCTCGCACTGGAATGGATAGCTACATAGATCAAGTTATCATTTCAGAAGAAGTCGGCATGGCAAAACCTGATAGCATCATCTTTGAACATGCTTTGCAACGCGCGGGTAATCCATGTAAATCAAAAGTGCTGATGGTCGGTGATAACCTGCATTCTGATATTTTAGGCGGCATCAATTTTGGCATTGAAACTTGTTGGTTAAACCCACACGGCGCAAGCGCAACTGATAATATTCAACCGCATTATACGGTAAAATCATTATTAGAATTGAAAGCCATTCTTGAGGCTTAA